The Microlunatus soli genome contains the following window.
CCGACACCGGTCCTGGCCGGGGCACAAACCCTGGAGGTGCTGATCGACCCGGCGGACCCGCAGCAGCGGCACTGGGTCGACCTGACACCGTACGGGTTGTCCTCGGACTGACCCGGCCGCTGCCAGGTCCGACCGATCCGACCCCAAACCGATCGCCCCCAAACCGATCGACCCGGACAGAAAGGTTCAGCTGCATGCAGATCACGGATCTCCCGTTGATCAATACGGTCTCGGAGCCGACCGTGCACCCGGACGGGCGGTACGCGGTCTGCGCGGTGACCCGCGCCGATCCGGCAGCCGACAGCTACGTCGGCCAACTCTGGCGGGTCCCGCTGCCGGACACCGACAACGGGCTCGCCGACCACGACCGGGAACCCCGCCGGTTGACCCGCGGCTTCCGGGACAGCGCACCGCGGTTCTCACCGATCGGTGGACTGATCGCCTTCCTCCGCTCCGAACCCGGTGCAGCACCCCAGTTGTACGTGGTGGACGCCGCCGGCGGCGAACCGGTGCAGGTGACCGACCGCAAGCTGGGTGTCCAGGAGTTCGCCTGGTCCCCGGACGGCAACCGGCTCGCCTTCATCAGTCGCGAACCGGAGCCGGGCCGCTACGGCAGCGTCGAGGGTCTGGCGGCCGGGGCGGAACCGGCCCGCCGGATCACTACGGTGCTCTACCAACAGAACGGACTGGGTTACGACCACGACCGACCGGCCCTGGTCTACCTCGTCGACACCCCCGACGTGTACGCCGAGCCGGTGGCGCAGCCCGCACCGACGGCCGACGGGCCGGCGGACCCGCTGCCGGTGGTTGCCGAGCCGACCTTGATCAGCTCGACGACAGACACCGATCACCACGGGCTGAGCTTCGCTCCGGACGGCAACAGTGTGGCGACCATCGCCGCCGTGCATCCCGGTCGCGACCTCGACCGGCGGAACGACATCGTGATCATCGCGATCGACGACGACCGGTTCGACGAGGACGCTGATCAGGACGTCTCGGAGGAGCAGGACGACTCGGGCGTCCAGTACGAGACATCGGTGATCACGGCCGACCACGGTCCGTTCATGATCAACTCGATCGCCTACGGACCGGACGGGCGGCTGTGGTTCGAGGCCGTCGATCTCGGCCCGGACGGTGTGGACTTCGTCGGACGCAACGGCGCGGTGTATCTGATCACCGGGGACGACCAGCCGCCGGTGATGATCACCGACCCGAAGGCCTCCGACGTCGGCGAGCAGTGCAGCACGATCGTGCCCGGCGCCGACGGCACCGCACTGGTCGTCCTCGGTGACCGGGGGAGTCACCAGTTGCTGCGGGTCTCCGAGACCGAACAGCAGCGGCTGACCGACGGCCCCGTTGCGGTCACCGGGATCGCGGCGGCCGGGTCGCCGGACGGCAGCACCGGTCCGATCGTGATCAGCTACAGCGATCCTGACAGCTTCGGCGACCTCGGCCTGCCGTCCGGCGACGGTGGGATACGGCGACTGACCGACTTCTCCGCGGCTGTCCGCCGGCAGGGACTGGTGACTCCGAAGGAGCTGATCATCACCGGGCGGGACGGTTACCCGGTGCACGGCTGGCTCGCCGTCCCGGACGGGCCGGGCCCCTTCCCGGCGCTGTTGATGATCCACGGCGGCCCGTTCGCCGGCTACGGCGTCGGCGCCTTCGACGAGGTCCAGGTGCTGGTCGATGCCGGCTACGCGGTCGCCTTCTGCAACCCGCGGGGATCCCGCGGCTGCGGTGAGCATCACGGCCGAGCGATCCGGCGGCAGATGGGCACCGTCGATCATGCCGACGTGGTGGACTTCTTCGACGGCGCGCTGCGCTCCGACGATCGACTGGACGCCTCTCGGACCGGGATCCTGGGAGGTTCCTACGGCGGCTATCTGACCGCCTGGACCATCGCCCATGATCATCGTTGGGCCGGTGCGATCGTCGAGCGGGGTTTCCTGGATCCGGAACTGTTCCAGGGAACCAGCGATATCGGGTCGTTCTTCGGGGTGGAGTACGTCGGCGAGGACCGGGGGCGGATCCGGGAGCAGAGCCCGCAGGCCAAGGCCGGCGACGTCAGCACGCCGACACTGGTGCTGCATTCCGAACATGATCTACGGTGCCCCTTGAGCCAGGCCGAGCGTTACTATGCGACCCTGAAACGTCAGGGTGTTGACACCGAATTGGTGATCTTCCCGGGTGAGAACCACGAGCTCAGCCGGTCAGGGCGGCCGCGGCATCGGCAGCAGCGCTTCGAGATCATCCTGGACTGGTGGCGCAGCAGGCTGGGCTGAACGAGGATGTCGGTCAGTCGGTGGAGTGAAGGTCGGACGGGGAGTGCAATGGCGGGGCGACCGGAGGGCGGCAAGGACGCCCGGGTGACGATTGCGGCCATCGCCGAACGGGCCGGGGTCTCCGTGCCGACCGTGTCCAAGGTGCTGAACGGTCGCAACGACGTGTCGGCCACTACCCGTGCCAGGGTGGAGAGGCTACTTCAGCAGGCGGGCTACCAGCGCCGACGATCGGCTGCTCCCGGAGCGGTGCCGATGATCGATCTGGTCTTTCCGGCCCTGGACAGTCCGTGGGCGATGGAACTGATCCGTGGTGTCGAGGATGCGGCACGTGAGGCCGGCGTGGAGATCGTGCTGTCCGAGTGCGGCGATCATCGTCGACCGCGGCAGGAGTGGATCGATTCGGTCGTCCACCGGCAGCCGGCCGGCATCATCATGGTGTTCTCCGATCTGGTTCCCGACCAGCGGGCGCAACTGGATGCTCGCCGGATCCCGTACGTGGTGGTGGATCCGGTCGGTGAGGACGACGACACGTTGGCGTCGGTCGGCTCCAACAACTGGAACGGTGGCCGGCAGGCCACCCGGCACCTGATCGATCTCGGGCATCGCCGGATCGGGGCGATCAGCGGACCGGCGGAGACGATCTGCGCCCGAGCCCGGATGGACGGTTACGCCGATGCGCTGCGCCGGTCCGGGATCATCGAGGATCCGGAACTGACCCGGGAGGCCGACTTCAGCGTCGAGGGCGGTTACGCGGCGGCGGTGCAGTTGTTGCAGCTGGCCGATCGGCCGACCGCGATCTTCGCCAGCAGCGACCTGATGGCGCTCGGTGTGCTGCGGGCCGCGCGGGAACGCGGGCTGGAGGTGCCGGACGACCTGTCCGTTGTCGGCTACGACAATCTGCCGCTGACCGACTGGGTCTGGCCGACGCTGACCACGATCGACCAGCCGCTGTACGAGATGGCCGTTGCGGCGACCCAATTGGTGCTGGGACTGTCCCGCGGTGAGCAGCCGATCAGCCATCGGATCGACCTTGCCGTGCGATTGGTGGTGCGGCACAGCACGGCGGCGATCTGAAGCCACCGAGGCGATCCACCGACGGCTCGGGTCCGTTGACGAGCGGACGGTGGCTGGCCTAGAGTCGACTTTCGATAACGTCGCGAAAGTTTCGGGGTGTCGTGCCGGTGGGTGCACCGGACCCGCACGACAACCGTCAACGCGGCAACGGTCAACCGACAGCGTCAGCCCGAGAACGGTCATCTCATGCATCCTTGGAACGATCCCGGACACACCGTCGCCGAGCGGGTGGACGCCCTGCTCGCCGAGCTGACGCTGGAGGAGAAGATCGGCCAGCTCGGGAGCTACTGGTCCCGTACCGGATCCCACGGGGGTGGGTCCGGTACGGATCCGGTCGCCTCCCAGGTCGCGTCCGAGGAACCAGCCGAGCCGACCGGCGATCGGCCCGGCGCCGGCGACGAGGTCGCCCCGATGCAGGCCGTCTTCGACGCGGCCCGCAAGGGTCTGGACAAGACCGCCGAGCACGGGCTGGGGCAGCTGACCCGGGTGTTCGGGACGGCGCCGGTCACCGCGGCCGACGGTGTACGGCGGTTGGCCGACCTGCAACAGCAGGTGACCGCACGGTCCCGGCTCGGCATTCCGGCGATCGCGCACGAGGAATGCCTGACCGGCTTCACCACGCTCGGGGCGACGGTCTACCCGGCCGCCATCGCTTGGGGCGCCACCTTCGATCCGGAGCTGATCGAGCAGATGGCTGCGGCGATCGGCAGCGACCTGGCCGCGGTCGGCGTGCATCAGGGGCTGTCGCCGTTGCTGGACGTCGTGCGGGACTATCGCTGGGGTCGGGTCGAGGAGACCATCGGCGAGGACCCGTACCTGGTCGGAACGCTCGGCACGGCGTACGTGAAGGGGCTGCAGAGCGCGGGCGTGATCGCGACCTTGAAGCACTTCTGCGGCTACTCGGCATCGCGCGCCGGCCGGAACCATGCGCCGGTCCCGATGGGACGGCGCGAGTTCGGCGACGTGCTGTTGCCCAGCTTCGAGATGGCGGTCCGGCTCGGCGGTGTCCGGTCGGTGATGAACTCCTACTCCGACGTCGACGGCGTTCCGGTGGCCGCCGACCACGATCTGCTGACCCGAACGCTCCGCGATCACTGGGGTTTCAGCGGGACGGTGGTGTCGGACTACTGGTCGATCCCGTTCCTGCAGACGATGCACCGGGTGGCCGCGGACTCGACCGAGGCCGGCGGGCTCGCGTTGGCGGCCGGACTGGACGTCGAACTGCCGGAGACCAGTGCCTACGCCGATCTGGCCAAGGCGATCGGCTCCGGGCTGATCACCGAACAGACCGTCGACACCGCTGTCCGCCGGGTGCTCACCCACAAGATCGAACTCGGCCTGCTGGACCCGGACTGGCAGCCGGTGGCCGACGGCGACGGGATCGACCTGGACAGTGATCACAACCGTGGGCTGGCCCGCCGGGTGGCGGAGGAGTCGATCACCCTGCTGGCCAACGACGGTGTGCTGCCGGTGCGGCCTGATCACGGCTCCACGATCGCCGTGATCGGGCCGGTCGCCGACGACGTCCGGACCTTCTTCGGGTGCTACTCCTTCCCCAATCACGTGCTGTCGCGGGCGGGCAGCACCGACATCGGACTGCCGGCCGACGACCTGGTCGGGGCGATGACCGCAGAGTTCGTCGATGCTCAGGTCCGGCACGCGCAGGGCGTGCCGATTCTGGAAGCCGACTCGACCGGCATCGACGAGGCGACCCGGCTGGTCGGAGACAGTGATCTGGTGGTGCTGGCGGTCGGTGATCGGGCCGGCATGTTCGGTACCGGTACCTCCGGCGAGGGCTGCGACTCGGTCGACCTGTCGCTGCCGGGGCTGCAGGGCCGGCTTGCCGAGGCCGTACTGGATGCCGCCGAGGCTGCCGGATCGGCGGTGATCTTGGTCGTGGTCTCGGGACGGCCGTACGCGTTGGGCGGTCTCGCCGAACGCTGTGCGGCAGTGGTGCAGGCCTTCATGCCGGGCGTCGAAGGAGGCTCGGCGATCGCCGGCGTGCTCTCCGGCCGGATCAACCCGAGCGGTCGGCTGCCGATCGGCATCCCGGACCATCCCGGCGGCCAGCCGGGCAGCTACCTCGCGCCGCCCCTGGGCTGGTACAGCGACGGTGTGTCCAACCTCGATCCGCGTCCGCTGTACCCCTTCGGACACGGGCTGAGCTACACCAGCTTCGACCTTGTTGATCTTGAACTCAGCACCGAACAAATCAACACCGACGGTGCGGTCGAGGTGTCGGCGACCGTGATCAACTCCGGCGACCGAGCCGGTGCCGAGGTCGTCCAGCTCTACGCCGGCGACCCGGTCGCCCGCGTCGCCCGGCCCCTGAAACAACTGATCGGATTCGCCAAGGTCGCCCTGCAGCCGGGTGAAGCGGCTCGGGTGCGATTCACCGTGGACGCCGATCGATTCAGCTATCTCGGACCGGGACCGGTCGGCCCCGACTACCGCCGGATCGTCGACCCCGGTGTGATCGAGCTGTCGATCGGACGATCCAGCGAGGACCGGCCGCTGCAGGCCGAGTTGATGATCACCGGCGCCGTACGCGAGGTCGGAGACGGCCGGGTGCTGGACACGCCGGTCGCCGTCACGACCGTCCGCTGACCAGCACTGCCGAGCCAGGGACGGGGCGGTCAGCCAGCCGACGGTCGGTCAGGCGCCGCTGAAGAGGATCAGGTTGCCATCGCGATCACGAACGACGAATTGATGCGCACCCCAGGGTTGACGCATCAGCCTCTGCTGGAACTCCACGTCGGCGGCGGAGTATTCGCGGTAGAGGGCTTTCACGTTGTCGACGGTGATCGACGCCGCGAGTAGTTGATCATCTTCACGAACGGTGCCGTAGTACACAGGATCGCAAACATGACGGAGGTTGAGATACACCTCGTCGCGGCGTACCTGTCCGTAGAACGGTGGGTCGCCGTGGGTGAAGACGACGGTGAAACCCAACTCCTGTTCGAAGAACGCGCAGGCGGCGCTGATGTCGGAGACGAACAGTTGTGGTTCGGCCCGGGTGAGGGCCGGTGGCCCGTCGTGGTCGGGGGGTGCGGCCGACTCGGGCATCTGGGCTACTCCTGCCTTCAACAAGGCCCACGACCGGTATCCGGCTTCGCGTGCCAACACGAGTTGTGCGTCGGCGAGCACGAAGCGCTGCGCGAGGATCTCTTTGTCACTCAGACCCCGGTAGTCCGGCACGGCGAGCCGGATCCGCTCGGCGACGGCATAGTTCCGCTCCTGGTGCCAGCGCAGTAGCTGCCGTGCCTGCTTCCGCAGATTCTCAAGATTTGTCATGGGCGCACTTCTGGATAGTTGCGAGGTGGGCATGGCCCCTTCGGCAAGTGCCGGCGCGCCCTCATTCGGCAGCTCCTGCATCCTGCCGTCGGCGATTGCTCGGTGTCAAGGAGTTGCTGAATCCACGGCGCGGCCGATAGCGACGGCGCTCGACGCAGACCCTTTGACCCTTTGCAACTCGTCCTCGGTATCGAGTTGTCCGCGGAGCCTGCCTACTCGGGGAATGCTCGATCGGCGTCGATCCAGGTCGATTCGTCGGCAGGGTCAGCGACAGGGATGAGCACGTCGGCCGTTCGGAAGGCGACCCTTCGGGCTTGTGGGGACCAGTCCTTGCTTGGCTCGTAGCTGGGTCCGGAAATACAGACGGGTTCAGATCTCGTGGCGAGACAGATCGTCTGGGTCGCGTTGCGGATCTCGATGGTTCGGCCGTGCAGCATGCGTCGTTGGACGGCCCCGCGTTTGTACCAGCGCCCGGTCGGGGTGCCGACCTCCATGATCAACGGGTGGCCGGAGGCTGGCATCTCGAATGCCGCGGTCACCCTGCCTGCACCGTCGGCCGACGTCTCGATCACCTGTTCCAAGGAGATCCCATCGGGCAGTTCGGTGACCCGGAACGGAACCCTGACGGTATGGGTGCCGGGATGGACCGTCTCGGCGATACGCAGAATGCCGACTCGGTCGAGATTGCAACTCACCCGGAACCAGTGATCTCGGGAGCCCCGCCAGAGGACCGCCCGCGGATAGGGGCCGAAGTCAGGGGCGAGGTCGCCGTACCTGGCGTCGCCCCCCTGCACGGTCACGACCGCCGCGTGTACGGGCCGCAGAGCACGCGGTGGCTTCGCCACCGAGCTGGAGATCAGGCATCCGGCACCTCCGCGGTCACTGATCGAGGTTGAACTCTCGGTGGGACCGACGTTTCGCTGATCAACCCGCCAGCCGGAGGGGAGGTCGATCCGATGGGTCAGGTGCCACAGGTGAGCGGGGCCTCTGACGACTTGCGGTTCGGCGCATGCGCTGATCGCCGCGATCAGGGTGAGCACGATCGCGGCGCCGAGTAGGCGACGGAGGCCACAGTCCACGAGGGAAGCTTGCGCCCGTCGGCAGGCGTCGCGCGCTGACCGCGCAGCAACGACATCCAAACGTGACCGCGGCCAGCTCCGCCGTCAACGCAAAGGGGCGCGACGATTTTGTAGCGCTGAATCACTGCCTGATCGATTCAAACCCGCCGGGTAGGCAGTCCAGAGCTACGAAACTATTGGCTCGACTCAGTGGGCGACTTCTGCGGCAGGCCGAGCTCCCGAGCGGGACATCTTGTCGATCACGGCCAGCGCGATGGCCGACAGGATGAACACACAATGGATGAGCACCTGCCACAGCACGCCTTCGCTGGTGTATTCCTGCCCGCTGGTGCTACGCGGATTGACCGCACCCAGATCGCTGACCTCGATGAAGGTCCGCAACAGATGCACCGAGGAGATGCCGACGATCGCCATCGCCAGCTTGACCTTGAGCACGTTGGCATTGACATGGGACAGCCACTCCGGCTGGTCCGGGTGTCCGTCGATGTTGATCCGGGACACGAACGTCTCGTAGCCACCGATGATCACCATGATCAGCAGATTGGCGATCATCACCACGTCGATCAGACCGAGCACGCTCAGCATGATCGTGACCTCGTCGATGTGAGCCAGGTCGTGGACGACCTCCTGCCACAGATGCCACAGCTCGACCATGAAGACGATCACGTAGACGAGCTGGGCAACGATCAGACCGATGTAGAGCGGGGCCTGCAGCCAACGGCTGAGGAAGATCAGGTAACCGATTCCGGTGACCCATGGCGCCCTGCGTGACCGGCCGGCCGGGGGCGTCGATGTCATGGACGTCCTCTCTGCTGATGCAACATGCGGGAGGACAGTGTATGTGGAAACGACGCGGTCCAGCCGCTGCGCCGGGCGGCCGCGGCCCCGTAGGCTGACGGCCGGTACGGGGTGTATGTTACTGGCGAGTAATATACGTCCTCAGAGCAGCTCGCGAGTCGAGGGAGAAGAGCGAGAGATATGAAGATCGTCACGCTGATCAAGTACGTTCCCGACGCCACCGGCGATCGCGGCTTCGCCGATGACGGCACAGTCGATCGCGAGGACACCGACGGTGTGCTGTCCGAACTCGACGAGTATGCGGTCGAGCAGGCCCTGCAGATCGCCGACGACGGCGACGACGTCGAGGTGGTCGCCCTGACCCTCGGGCCCGACGACGCCGAGATCGCGGTCAAGCGGGCGCTGCAGATGGGCGCCGACTCCGGTGTACACATCAACGACGAGGCGGTGCACGGCTCCGACGCGCTGGCCACCAGCGCGATCCTGGCCGCAGCCATCACCAAGATCGGTCCCGATCTGGTGATCGCCGGGATGGCGTCGACCGACGGCACGATGGGCGTCGTACCGGCCATGATCAGTGAACGGCTCGGCTGGCCGGCCGCGACCTTCGGCGCCACCCTCGCTGTCGACGGCAGCACGGCGACCATTCGACGCGACGGTGACGTCGCCAGCCAGACCGTCGAGGTCTCACTGCCGGCGGTCGTCAGCGTCACCGACCAGTCGGGCGAGGCCCGCTACCCGTCGATGAAGGGCATCCTGGCGGCGAAGAAGAAGTCGGTCGAGGAATGGGAGCTGGACGACCTCGAGGTGGACGGCGAGGTCGGCCTGTCGGCGGCCTGGACCACCGTGCAGGAGACCGCACCCAAGCCGCCGAAGGAAGCCGGCAAGCAGGTCACCGACTCCGACGGCTCCGGCGCCGCCGCCCTGACCGACTTCCTCAGCGCCGGAAAGTACCTCTGAACCCACAACCTCCGAGTTGTCAGAACGTGGTCGGGCGATAGCGGAACTACGCTTCTGACGAGTCAGATAGGAATTGGCAATGTCGCAGATCTTGGTTGTTGTCGACGGCGCGGTCGCCAAGCCGGCGCTGGAGCTGGTGACGATCGCCCGGCGGTTGGGCGAACCGGTCGCCGTGGTGCTCGGTGCGGGCGGCGAAGATGCCGCCGCAGCGTTGGGCGAGTACGGCGCGGTCAAGGTGCTCACCGCTGACGACCCGGCACTGGGGGAGTTCCTGGTGTCGCCGAAGGTGGACGCGGTCGCCGCCGCCGTCGAGTCGGTGCAGCCGGCAGCCGTCATCTTCGGGTCCAGCCTGGAAGGCAAGGAAGTCGCTGCCCGACTGGCGGTCCGAATCGGCTCCGGGCTGATCACCGACGCCGTCGACGTCCAGCCGGGCGATGAGGGACCGGTCACCACCCAGTCGGTGTTCGCCGGCAACTGGACCGTCCGGTCGACCGTCGGTCACGGCACACCGGTGATCACCGTCAAGGCGAACGCTGCCGCACCGGAGCCTGCCCCGGCCACGCCGACCGTCGAGGCGTTGACCTTCACCGTCGCGGACAGTTCGAAAGGGGCCCGGATCACCAAGTCCGAGCCGAAGCAGGCCAGCGGTCGCCCGGAACTGACGGAGGCGGCGATCGTCGTCTCCGGCGGCCGCGGCACCGGCGGCGATTTCGGACCCGTGGAGGAGTTGGCGGACTCTCTCGGAGCGGCCGTCGGCGCATCCCGGGCGGCCGTCGACTCCGGTTGGTATCCGCACAGCTACCAGGTGGGCCAGACCGGCAAGACCGTGTCCCCGCAGCTGTACATCGCTGCGGGCATCTCCGGTGCCATTCAGCATCGGGCCGGCATGCAGACCTCCAAGGCGATCGTCGCGGTGAACAAGGATCCGGAGGCGCCGATCTTCGCGCTCGCCGATCTGGGAATCGTCGGCGACCTGCATACGGTGCTGCCGGCCGTGACCGCCGCAGTCAAAGCACAGAAGGGCTGAGTCGGAGCGGGACTACGACCGCAACGGTTTGACCATGATCACCGTCGGCCCGTCCCAGCTGATCCCGTTCATTTCTTCCAGGGCAAGGAAGCCGCGGGACCGATAGAACGCGCGTGTCTCGGCATAGCCGGCATGGTCGAACGATGCGCCGACGGTCTTGACCTGGAACAGCGACACCGACTGCTCGCGCAGGTCGTCCTCGATCTGTGCGAGCAGTTGCTTGCCGATGCCCTGTCGCCGGTAGTTGGGGTGGACCGCGATCAGGTGGAGCTCGACCGACTGCGGGAAGTGCGATTCCAGCAGTGCCACGCCGACCGTGCGTCCGTCGTCGATCGCGAGGTAGCTGGTCTTCGACCTGGCATCCTCGACATAGCCCAGGATGGCGTCCTCGATGCCGAACCAGTCCGGGAGCGCGCGCAGAATCTCCTCCGTGGCGCGCGGGTCCCGTCGGCGTTCGATGGTGATCAGGGGATCGGCCGAGGAGGGGATCCCGGCTCGGTCTGCCCCTCGCCCGACCGTCGAGCCGTCGGACCCGGAACTCTGCACCGACTTCCTGTACGGACGCATTCCTGCGAGCTGGTAGAGGTGGAACGCGGCCGGAGACGTTCCACCTTCATCGCTGGTGCGTAGCGCGATCTGCGTCTCACCGAGCCGCTGGCACGCCACCGCCGCACGGGTGAGGAGCGAACGGCCGAGGCCGTGATCGCGTGCCGCGGGATGGACGAAGAGCTCAATGATGAAGGGACAGTCGAGGTCGGCGTCCCAGGGTGATCGGTGAACAACTTGGATCGATCCCGCAGCGCGCCCACCACGCAGTGCCAGCAAGGAGGCCTCGGGGATGAGTGTCCCGAAGTCTCCGGCGTAGGTCGAGTCCATCTCCGCGAGAGCGTCGTTGAGATCGGCTGCACCCACGTGCGGGGGATAACTGGCGAGGTAGAGGTCAGCTACGTCTTCGCGGTGATCGCGGTCGAGCAGGACGTAGTCGATCGGCTGATCGGCGTTCGGCGGCGCGAGTAGAACGAGGTCGGCGAGGTCGCCGATGAGAGTGCTTTTTGGCATGAATGACCCTTGACGTGACGTGGAAGTTCGTGCCGGTGAGAGGTCAGAGCCGGGTCATGGTCGGGATCGTACTGGGCGCCGGTGCAGGACGAGGGCGCCGTCGGTCCGGTGTGCCTCCATGGCGAAGTCGAAGACGTCGGCGTGGGTGGCCAGCTCGATGTCGCGGGGATGGACGTGCTCGATGCCCAGCGACCGCGTCCTGGCTGCTTCGGTGCTGTGGGCGATCCGGTGTCCGGTCCGGTCCGGATCGACGGGTCGTCCGGTCCGTACGGCTTCGATGTAGGCAGCCGTCTCGCGGTCGTCCGCTCCACGCTCGGGATCATCGGGATGCTGACCGGTGATCACGTACGAGGGTGTCCCGAGTCCGCTGTCCTGCACCGCCAGGGCCGTGGCCGACGCGTTGGCCAGGCCGGCGCACCACAGCCGGGTCGCCGAGGTCGCGGCGACGGCACCGCGGGTGCCCGCGAAGGTCCGCAGCACCAATCGTCGCCCGCGCAGATCCGCGGCCGCGACCTCGGCCGGCGAATTGGCGAAATCGAAGCCGCGCAGTCGGCGGGGACCTGCCCGTGATCGGTCTGCACCTGGATATCCCGGGACGGGGTCCGCTGCGGGACCTCAGGGGCG
Protein-coding sequences here:
- a CDS encoding S9 family peptidase, with translation MQITDLPLINTVSEPTVHPDGRYAVCAVTRADPAADSYVGQLWRVPLPDTDNGLADHDREPRRLTRGFRDSAPRFSPIGGLIAFLRSEPGAAPQLYVVDAAGGEPVQVTDRKLGVQEFAWSPDGNRLAFISREPEPGRYGSVEGLAAGAEPARRITTVLYQQNGLGYDHDRPALVYLVDTPDVYAEPVAQPAPTADGPADPLPVVAEPTLISSTTDTDHHGLSFAPDGNSVATIAAVHPGRDLDRRNDIVIIAIDDDRFDEDADQDVSEEQDDSGVQYETSVITADHGPFMINSIAYGPDGRLWFEAVDLGPDGVDFVGRNGAVYLITGDDQPPVMITDPKASDVGEQCSTIVPGADGTALVVLGDRGSHQLLRVSETEQQRLTDGPVAVTGIAAAGSPDGSTGPIVISYSDPDSFGDLGLPSGDGGIRRLTDFSAAVRRQGLVTPKELIITGRDGYPVHGWLAVPDGPGPFPALLMIHGGPFAGYGVGAFDEVQVLVDAGYAVAFCNPRGSRGCGEHHGRAIRRQMGTVDHADVVDFFDGALRSDDRLDASRTGILGGSYGGYLTAWTIAHDHRWAGAIVERGFLDPELFQGTSDIGSFFGVEYVGEDRGRIREQSPQAKAGDVSTPTLVLHSEHDLRCPLSQAERYYATLKRQGVDTELVIFPGENHELSRSGRPRHRQQRFEIILDWWRSRLG
- a CDS encoding LacI family DNA-binding transcriptional regulator, giving the protein MAGRPEGGKDARVTIAAIAERAGVSVPTVSKVLNGRNDVSATTRARVERLLQQAGYQRRRSAAPGAVPMIDLVFPALDSPWAMELIRGVEDAAREAGVEIVLSECGDHRRPRQEWIDSVVHRQPAGIIMVFSDLVPDQRAQLDARRIPYVVVDPVGEDDDTLASVGSNNWNGGRQATRHLIDLGHRRIGAISGPAETICARARMDGYADALRRSGIIEDPELTREADFSVEGGYAAAVQLLQLADRPTAIFASSDLMALGVLRAARERGLEVPDDLSVVGYDNLPLTDWVWPTLTTIDQPLYEMAVAATQLVLGLSRGEQPISHRIDLAVRLVVRHSTAAI
- a CDS encoding glycoside hydrolase family 3 N-terminal domain-containing protein, with amino-acid sequence MHPWNDPGHTVAERVDALLAELTLEEKIGQLGSYWSRTGSHGGGSGTDPVASQVASEEPAEPTGDRPGAGDEVAPMQAVFDAARKGLDKTAEHGLGQLTRVFGTAPVTAADGVRRLADLQQQVTARSRLGIPAIAHEECLTGFTTLGATVYPAAIAWGATFDPELIEQMAAAIGSDLAAVGVHQGLSPLLDVVRDYRWGRVEETIGEDPYLVGTLGTAYVKGLQSAGVIATLKHFCGYSASRAGRNHAPVPMGRREFGDVLLPSFEMAVRLGGVRSVMNSYSDVDGVPVAADHDLLTRTLRDHWGFSGTVVSDYWSIPFLQTMHRVAADSTEAGGLALAAGLDVELPETSAYADLAKAIGSGLITEQTVDTAVRRVLTHKIELGLLDPDWQPVADGDGIDLDSDHNRGLARRVAEESITLLANDGVLPVRPDHGSTIAVIGPVADDVRTFFGCYSFPNHVLSRAGSTDIGLPADDLVGAMTAEFVDAQVRHAQGVPILEADSTGIDEATRLVGDSDLVVLAVGDRAGMFGTGTSGEGCDSVDLSLPGLQGRLAEAVLDAAEAAGSAVILVVVSGRPYALGGLAERCAAVVQAFMPGVEGGSAIAGVLSGRINPSGRLPIGIPDHPGGQPGSYLAPPLGWYSDGVSNLDPRPLYPFGHGLSYTSFDLVDLELSTEQINTDGAVEVSATVINSGDRAGAEVVQLYAGDPVARVARPLKQLIGFAKVALQPGEAARVRFTVDADRFSYLGPGPVGPDYRRIVDPGVIELSIGRSSEDRPLQAELMITGAVREVGDGRVLDTPVAVTTVR
- a CDS encoding bleomycin resistance protein, with the protein product MQELPNEGAPALAEGAMPTSQLSRSAPMTNLENLRKQARQLLRWHQERNYAVAERIRLAVPDYRGLSDKEILAQRFVLADAQLVLAREAGYRSWALLKAGVAQMPESAAPPDHDGPPALTRAEPQLFVSDISAACAFFEQELGFTVVFTHGDPPFYGQVRRDEVYLNLRHVCDPVYYGTVREDDQLLAASITVDNVKALYREYSAADVEFQQRLMRQPWGAHQFVVRDRDGNLILFSGA
- a CDS encoding TIGR00645 family protein, which gives rise to MTSTPPAGRSRRAPWVTGIGYLIFLSRWLQAPLYIGLIVAQLVYVIVFMVELWHLWQEVVHDLAHIDEVTIMLSVLGLIDVVMIANLLIMVIIGGYETFVSRINIDGHPDQPEWLSHVNANVLKVKLAMAIVGISSVHLLRTFIEVSDLGAVNPRSTSGQEYTSEGVLWQVLIHCVFILSAIALAVIDKMSRSGARPAAEVAH
- a CDS encoding electron transfer flavoprotein subunit beta/FixA family protein, giving the protein MKIVTLIKYVPDATGDRGFADDGTVDREDTDGVLSELDEYAVEQALQIADDGDDVEVVALTLGPDDAEIAVKRALQMGADSGVHINDEAVHGSDALATSAILAAAITKIGPDLVIAGMASTDGTMGVVPAMISERLGWPAATFGATLAVDGSTATIRRDGDVASQTVEVSLPAVVSVTDQSGEARYPSMKGILAAKKKSVEEWELDDLEVDGEVGLSAAWTTVQETAPKPPKEAGKQVTDSDGSGAAALTDFLSAGKYL
- a CDS encoding electron transfer flavoprotein subunit alpha/FixB family protein; the protein is MSQILVVVDGAVAKPALELVTIARRLGEPVAVVLGAGGEDAAAALGEYGAVKVLTADDPALGEFLVSPKVDAVAAAVESVQPAAVIFGSSLEGKEVAARLAVRIGSGLITDAVDVQPGDEGPVTTQSVFAGNWTVRSTVGHGTPVITVKANAAAPEPAPATPTVEALTFTVADSSKGARITKSEPKQASGRPELTEAAIVVSGGRGTGGDFGPVEELADSLGAAVGASRAAVDSGWYPHSYQVGQTGKTVSPQLYIAAGISGAIQHRAGMQTSKAIVAVNKDPEAPIFALADLGIVGDLHTVLPAVTAAVKAQKG
- a CDS encoding GNAT family N-acetyltransferase, with the protein product MPKSTLIGDLADLVLLAPPNADQPIDYVLLDRDHREDVADLYLASYPPHVGAADLNDALAEMDSTYAGDFGTLIPEASLLALRGGRAAGSIQVVHRSPWDADLDCPFIIELFVHPAARDHGLGRSLLTRAAVACQRLGETQIALRTSDEGGTSPAAFHLYQLAGMRPYRKSVQSSGSDGSTVGRGADRAGIPSSADPLITIERRRDPRATEEILRALPDWFGIEDAILGYVEDARSKTSYLAIDDGRTVGVALLESHFPQSVELHLIAVHPNYRRQGIGKQLLAQIEDDLREQSVSLFQVKTVGASFDHAGYAETRAFYRSRGFLALEEMNGISWDGPTVIMVKPLRS